The Agrobacterium vitis sequence TCGATCCCGCCCGGTTGCCCGATACCGTCAAGCTGGTGCGAATGGTGGAGGATGGCATCGTGCGGATGATGCAGGAATATATCACCCTTGCCGTGCTTTCCGTTCATCGCAGGCTGCCAGCCTATATTGGCCAGCAACAGCGAGGTGAATGGCAGCCCCTGCCGATATCCCAGGCGCCTGCACGACGGGTGACGGTGCTGGGCCTGGGCCTGCTGGGGCAGGCGGCGCTGGAGCGGTTGAAGCCTTTCGGCTTTCAGCTGTCGGGCTGGAGTCGTTCGCCGCGTGAAATCGATGGCGTTACCTGCCATGCCGGACTAGAGGCCCTGCCGGATCTGCTGGAGCAGACCGATATTCTCGTCTGTCTTTTGCCCCTGACATCAGAGACCCGGCATTTCCTCAATGCCGAACTGTTTGCAAGCCTGCCGCGCGGAGCATCTATCGTTCACGTCGGGCGTGGGGCACAACTGGATCAGGCGGCGTTGCTGGCAGTGCTCGATAGCGGCCATCTCGCCAGCGCCTTTCTCGATGTCACCGATCCTGAACCGCTGCCACCGGACCACCCTTTATGGCGGCAGGCGAATGTGATCATCACGCCCCATATCGCCAGCGTCACCCAGCCGGAGACTGCGGCCGTGGCGGTGATCGACAATATCCGTCGACATCAATCCGGTGAACAGATGATTGGCCTTGTTGATCGCGAGCGTGGATACTAAATATTTTCCAACTCCAATGGTGCCTGCGATATCGCTACCTATGTTTCAATGGCAGGACGGACCTTTCGTCTCACTCTATCAAGGACTTCCTATGCATAATCTCAAAGACAAGACATTGCTGCGCCAGCAGGGCCTGATTGGCGGCGAATGGGTCGATGCGGCCTCCGCCAAGGTAATCGATGTCATCGATCCCGCGACGCAAGCAGTGATCGGCAAGGTGCCGGATATGGGGGCCGATGATACACGCGCCGCCATCAAGGCCGCCGAAAAGGCCTTCAAGCCCTGGAAGAAAAAGACCCATGCCGAGCGCGCCGCATTGCTGGAAGCCTGGTACGGACTGATGATCGAGCATATCGAGGATCTGGCGCTGATTCTGACGATGGAACAGGGCAAACCGCTGGATGAGGCGCGCGGCGAAATCCGCTACGGTGCCTCCTTCGTCAAGTGGTTTTCGGAAGAGGCCCGCCGCATCGGTGGCCATACCATTCCTTCGCCAACCACTGACCGCCGCATCGTCGTTCTGAAGGAGCCGGTTGGTGTCTGCGGCATCATCACGCCCTGGAATTTCCCCAATGCAATGATCACCCGCAAAGTGGCCCCCGCCTTGGCGGCGGGCTGCACCGTGGTCATCAAGCCCTCGGATTTCACGCCCTATTCGGCGCTGGCGCTGGGTGTGCTGGCCGAGCGTGCCGGTATTCCGGCTGGCGTCATCAATATCGTCACCGGCATGCCGACCGAGATCGGCAATGAAATCATGGCCAATGACGTCGTGCGCAAAATTTCCTTCACCGGCTCGACCCGGGTCGGATCACTGTTGATGCGCGGTGCTGCCGATACGATCAAGAAGCTCAGCCTGGAGCTGGGCGGCAATGCGCCGTTCATCGTGTTTGACGATGCCGATCTTGATCTGGCGGTCGAAGGTGCGATTCTCTGCAAATTCCGCAATGGCGGCCAGACTTGCGTTTGCGCCAACCGTATCCTGGTTCAATCAGGTGTCTACGATGCCTTCGCGGCCAAGCTGACCGCTCGCGTCAATGCCATGAAGGTTGGCCCCGGAACCGAGCAAGGCGTTTCCATTGGACCGATGATCAACGAAGCGGCGATTGGCAAGATCCGTCAGCATGTCGAGGATGCCGTTTCCAAGGGTGCGAAGATCGTCACCGATGCGCACAGATTGCCGCAGGGTGCGCAGTTTACGGCACCGGTGGTATTGACCGGGGCCACCACCGACATGCTGCTGGCCAGCGAGGAAACCTTTGGCCCCGTCGCGCCGCTGTTCAAGTTTGAAACCGAGGAAGAAGCGCTGGAGATTGCCAATGGCACGCCCTTCGGTTTGGCAGCCTATTTCTACACCGAGAGCCTGAAGCGCTCTTGGCGGGTGGCCGAGGCGCTGGAAGCGGGGATGATCGGCCTGAATACCGGGGCGATTTCCACGGAAGTGGCACCGTTTGGCGGCGTCAAGCAATCCGGCCTTGGCCGGGAAGGTGCGCAGATCGGCATCGAGGAATATCTGGAAATGAAGACCTTCCATATTGGCGGTCTGGCCTGATATTTGCTTATGGTTCCGGGGCAGGGAAACCTACCCCGGAATATGAAAGGCCCGCCGGAAATAGGCGCGGAACGCCTCCATGGCCGGGCTGAACTCCGCATTGCGCCGCCAGGCAAGGCCGACATCCATTGATGGTACCGGGTCGGTCAGCGTGACCGTCTCGATCCGTCTGCCCTCCAGTGACCATGGCCGATGCACCATATCGGAGAGAATGGCGACGCCTTGGCCATTGGCGACCAGCGAGCGCACGGCTTCGACCGAGGATGTCCGCAGCGTCACCTTCGGCTGGTAGGGCGTCGGGCTCCAGTATTTCAGCGTGGTATGCGAGGCTTCGTCTACGGTCAGCATGATATAGTTTTCCTCTGCTACGTCCTTCAGCCCGACCGAGGGACGGGTCAGCAGTGGATGGCGGGCGGGGAGCCAAAGCCGCCGCTGCGAATTCAGCAGCGTTTCGGTGGTCAGTTCCGGGTTGAGAATGTTTGATGTCAGCAGCACGGCGACGTCATAGCGATTGGCGAGCAGACCTTCCTCGACGCTTTCCCGGTTGAGTTCGAACAGCTGGATATCGACACCCGGAAACTGCCGTTTCAACCGCTCGATATGCAGCGGCAGAAAGTAACCGATCACCGTATAGCTGGCAGCAACGCTGAGCTTGCCCTGCACCTTGCCGGTGACGGGGTTGAGCGTGGTGATGTCATCAACCTTCCGCAAGATGTCATAGGCCTGGGACAGCAGCAGACGCCCGGCTTCGGTCAGGTCCATGCCATGCGGCGTACGCTCGAACAGCGGCGCGCCGACAATGGTTTCAAGCTCCTTGATCGCCGTGGTCACCGCCGATTGTGAGATGGCGAGGTTGATGGCGGCCTGCGAGACCTGCCCGGATTCGGCGGTCGCCACGAAATAGCGGATCTGGCGAAGACTGAGCGACATGACACGAATTCCCATCTTTATTTTTAATAATGCTATCTGAAAATCAGAATGAATAATCTTCTGATTGCAGTGCTTGGAATATTCACCTGGGTCTTATGGTCTAGGGGCCGAAAAACATTCAAATTTCTCTTCGAGCCTTCCAATCTAAAGTTATCAGTAAATCAGATAATGGCTTTCTGAAAATACCATTTTTCAAATGACGATTTTCTGCCTAGCTTTTCCTGACGAAAATGATGGCACTTGAGTTTTTTGCATAAAAATAAAGCATAGAGGTTCCCTGTGGCGCTTGAATCTGTCGATATCAATTGTGATCTGGGCGAGGCCTTTGGCCGCTGGCGGATCGGCGATACCGCCGATCAGGCTTTGATGGGGCTGATCAGTTCTGCCAATATCGCCACCGGCTTTCATGCTGGCGATCCAAACCTGATGGATGAGACCGTGCGGCTGGCGGTGGAGCATGGTGTCGGTATCGGCGCCCATCCCGGTTACGACGATCTCCAAGGGTTTGGCCGCCGCAAGATCAACGGCACGCCGCGTGAATTGGTCAACGATATCGTCTACCAGGTCGGAGCGCTGAAGGAATTCATGCGCCGCCATGGGTCAAGCCTGCAACATGTGAAGCCACACGGCGCGCTCTATATGGAAATGGCTGTTAACCCCGAATTGGCGCAGCTTTTCGTACACTATATGCGCACCGCCAACCCCAATGCCTATGTGCTGTGCATGGCGGGTTCTGCGACCGAAATCGCGGCGCGCGAGGCGGGGCAGCCGGTGGCGCGGGAATTCTACGCAGACCGTGATTATGACGAAAGCGGCTCTATCGTCTTTACCCGCGATGTCGGGCGTCCCGATCCCGCCGCCATTGCCCGTAAGGTGTTGCGCGCCTGCCTGGAAGGCAAGGTGACGGCGGTGACGGGCAAGGACATCGAAGTCCCGTTCGAGACCATCTGCTTCCATTCCGACACGCTGGGCGCTTTCGACATCGTCCGCCATATGCGCGACGCCCTGGTTGCCGAAGGCATTCGCATTTCGCCTCTTTCAGACATTCTCAAATAATCGGAGACAGCCATGAGCACCCACGAGATCAGATCGCCCCTGCCTGGCACATTCTACCGCAAGCCGTCTCCCGATGCCCCGAGCTTCAAAAATGATGGAGACGCGGTGATGCAAGGCGATGTTATCGGCCTGATTGAGGTGATGAAGACCTTTCATGAAGTGCATGCGGACGCTTCCGGCGCCGGTCTCGTCTTCGTCGCAGAAGACAATGAGCCGATCATGGCCGGTCAGGTGATCGCGCAGGTGCAGGCATGAGCATCTCGTCGCTGCTGGTGGCCAACAGGGGCGAGATTGCCGTTCGGATCATCCAGGCGGCCAAGGCGCTCGGCATTCGCACCGTGCAGGTTCATTCCGCCGCCGACCGGGATATGCTGGCGGTGAAACTGGCCGATCAGGCGGTGGAGATTGGCCCGCCATCCGCCGCCAAATCCTATCTGAATATCGAGGCCGTGCTGAAAGCGGCGCTGGAAACCGGCGTTGATGCTGTGCATCCGGGCTATGGCTTCCTCTCCGAAAACGCTGCTTTCGCTAAGGCTGTCACCGATGCCGGGCTGATTTTTATTGGTCCGAGCCATGAAGCCATTAGCCTGTTGGGCGACAAGGTCGAGGCCCGCAAGGTGGCGATGCAGGCAGGCGTGCCGACCGTGCCGGGATCGAATGGCCGGGTGGATGACCTGGATGCAGGCCGCGCCGTCGTCGAGACAATCGGCTTTCCTGTGATGATCAAGGCGGCTGCCGGTGGCGGTGGCCGGGGCATTCGCATCGCCGAGAGCATGGAGGATTTCGAGCGGCATTTTCCGCAGGCGTCCTCCGAAGCGTTGGCTGCGTTTGGCGATGGCGGTCTTTACATCGAGAAGGTCATTACCCGCGCCCGCCATGTCGAAGTGCAGATCCTCGGCGATGGGGAAAATGCCATTCATTGCTTCGAGCGGGAATGCTCGCTGCAACGCCGCCGTCAGAAGGTCTGGGAAGAAGGCCCATCGGTACGCCTGCCTGATGACGTGCGAAAAGCCCTGTGCGACAGCGCCGTGGCGCTGGCGCGGTCGGTTCACTATCGCGGCGCAGGCACGGTTGAATACCTCTATGACGAGCAGAGCGGCGAATTTTATTTCATCGAGGTCAACACCCGCATCCAGGTCGAACATCCGGTGACGGAAATGATTACCGGCATCGATCTGGTACAGGAAATGATCCGCATTGCCGGTGGCGCGTCTTTGTCGCTGCGCCAGGAGGATGTGGTGCTCTCCGGCCATGCTATCGAATGCCGGATCAATGCCGAGGACCCGGCGCGTGGCTTTCTGCCCGGTCCCGGCACGGTCTCGACCCTGCTCATTCCCGAGGGCGACGGCATCCGCTTCGATACCATGCTCTATGAAGGCTATCAGGTGCCGCCGTTCTACGATTCCTTGCTTGGCAAGCTGATCGTCTGGGCTGAAACCCGCGAAGCCTGCCTGGAAAAGCTTGGCGCGGCGCTGGAGCATTTCGAGATCGGCGGTCTTGCCACCACCATTCCGCTGCACAAAAAGCTGGCGGTTGATCCCTGCGTGCGGAGCGCCGATGTCCATACCCGGTTTCTGGAGCCGTGGCTGGAAACGGCCTTTCCTGCTCCCTCCAAGGCACCCGCTTCAAAGGAGACTGTCTGATGGCAATGCGATATACATTCGGCGGTGATGAGCATCTGTTTGTGGAATGCAACGAGGCGATGTCGCTGGAGGCCTTCTTCACCTCACTGTCGATGACCAACGGCATTTCTCAAGCCCGGATCAAGGGTGTCACCGAAATCTGCCCGGCCAATGCTTCCTTCCAGGTCAAGTTCGATCCTGACATCATTCATCCCGATGATATTTTGAAGGAGATCCAGGCCATTGAGGTGGATGCGGCGAAAAGCGATCCGGTGATCGCCACGCGGATCGTCGAAATCCCGGTCTTCTACAACGATCCCTGGACCCATGAGACGCTGATGCGGTTTCGTGAACGGCATCAGGAGCCTGAGGGCACTGATCTCGATTATGCCGCCAAGATCAACAATTACTCTGGGGTCGAAGACTTCATTGCCGCCCATGCCGGTTCGCCCTGGTTTGTCTCCATGGTCGGCTTCGTCTCCGGTCTGCCCTTCATGTATCAGATGGTCGAGCGGCAGAGGCAGATCGAGGTGCCGAAATATCTGCGGCCCCGCACCGATACGCCGAGGCTGACGGTCGGCCACGGTGGCTGTTTCGGCTGTATCTATTCTGTGCGCGGTGCCGGCGGCTACCAGATGTTCGGCATTACGCCGATGCCGATCTACGATCCGACCCAGACCACCTCTTACCTGCGCGATTTCATGGTGTTCTTCAAGCCGGGGGATATCGTCAAGTTCAAGCCGGTGGATAGAGACGGTTACGATCAGGCGGTGGAAGAAGTGGACAAGGGCATATTCGTACCGCCAATCCGCGAGGTGCGCTTTGATCTCTCGGAATTCCAGAAAGACATCACCGGCTACAACGCCAGGCTGGAGGGCCTTCTCCATGGTCATTAAGGTTTTGCATCAAGGGCTTGCCACCACGGTTCAGGATCTGGGCCGTCCCGGTTATTTCCACCTCGGCATTCCCCTGGGCGGGGCTATGGATCGGCTGGCGCTGAAGGCCGCCAACCTGCTCGTCGGCAATGACGAAGGGGCGGCAGGGCTGGAAGCGGTGTTCATCGGGCCGAAGCTGGAATTTGCCGCCGACACCATGGTCGCCGTCACCGGAGCCGAGATGCCGATCCGGCTTGACGGCGAGGAACAGCCCGGCTGGACCGCCTTCAAGGTGCGGGCAGGTCAGGTGCTGAGTTTCGATTTCCTGAAAGCGGGGGCGCGGATCTATATCGCCGTCGCCGGTGGTATCGATGTGCCGTTGGCGCTCGGCTCACGCTCCACCTACGCCATCGGCGCGCTTGGTGGTTTCAAGGGTCGCGCAATTGCGGCTGGAGATCAATTGCCGGTCGGGCAGGCGAAGCCTGTACCGGAAGGCCGGACCATTCCGCAGGCGCTGCGCCGCCGTCCAGGTGCGCCTGCCGAACTGCGCGTGTTGCCCGGTCTCTACTGGGATCGGTTGACGGAAGAGGCGAAGGGCAATTTCTTCGCGGACGAGTGGAAGGTAGCGCCGGAAGCTGACCGGATGGGCTACCGGTTTCGCGGCGGGCGCAAGCTTGATTTCGTACCCCGCACCCCGCCGTTTGGGGCAGGCTCCGATCCATCCAATATTGTCGATAGCTGCTATCCCTATGGCTCGATCCAGGTGCCGGGTGGCACTGAGCCGATTGTCTTGCACCGCGACGCCGTTTCTGGCGGCGGCTATTTCATGGTCGGCACGGTGATATCAGCCGATATGGACCTGATCGGTCAATTGCAACCGCATACGCCGACCCGGTTCGTCAAGGTCGATATGGAGCAGGCATTGGCGGCGCGGCGGGAGCGGCAGGCGATGATCCGCGACATCAGTGCCCATCTTGCCAAGGTTTAGGAGCGCAGATCATGGCAGGGTCGGCACCACACTCATTCCTGAACGCGGGTCAGATAGGCCGCCGTGGCGCCGGGATCGGGAATGATCGCGACGATCTTCATTTGGGCGATGGTCCGGTTCAGGGCTGCGTCCAGATGGGTGCCATGCATGGCCGCCGCTGCCGTGGTCGCCCCACGGGCCAGCAACTCGACGATCAGCCTAAATTCGGTAATCGTCGTCAGGTCGCCGGGCAGGCCGAGACGGGCCAGCAGGCTGGTCGCCGCTGTCACCGGCAGAAGATTGTTGCGGATCAATTCCCGCAGCTTCTCATTGGGCGTGGCGAGAATGCAGATCTCGATGAAGCCTTGCTGCATCTCCATGACATCTCTGAGGCCATCCCCGGTATGATCTCTCTCCAGCTGCCGAAGCCGTTCCAGCAGGAAAAGCAGCGCCTCACTGTCGATATGGGGGGCAGCGGTCGTCAATGCCTGCGGCTCCAGCATGGCGCGCAACCCGAAATGATCCTTGATGGTCTGTGCGGTCAACGGACCGGCGATCCAGTGGGAGCTTTGGTTTTTGCGCACCAGTCCCCGTTCGCTCAGCCGCGCCAGCACATCGCGCACCACCGTGCGGCTGACATTGAAATGGCTGGCAAGTTCGGTCTCGATGATCCGGTAGCGGCCAAACACCACGCATCCGGCCACATCCCGCTCGACGGTGTCGTAGATCCGCTCCCAGGAGGCACGGTTCTGCAAGGCGTCGTCGGCATGTTTGGCGACAGTCAGTCCGATGCTGCGGATATCGGTTCTAAGCGGCTCGATGCCAAACCCTGTTGGGCCGACGAGATAGCCGCGCCCTTGAAACCGATGCACCAGCCCGTCCGCCTCCAGCGCCTGCAAGGCGCGCTGTACCGGCGCACGGGACGTTTGCAGGATCTCGGCAATATGGCCTTCCAGCAGCACAAGCCCTTGAGGCAACAGGCCTTCGGCGATGTTGGAACGCAGCACCGCCTCGGCAATTTCATAGCGTCGTTGGCCGGTTTGTGTCGTCATGGCGCAGACTGTTCCCGTTGGTCTGTCTTCTCTGTAAGGCGAAAACCGCTTTCGAGACTAGAGGCATAAAAAGCAATATCCGCATGCAGCATCTAATTTTTGGATATCGTGTGCAATAGTCATTTTTAGATCGTATTCGGATTGGCCCAAAGCGTGGGCATTCTGAAGGCGATTACAGGCATTCAATCTAAAAATCCTCGGGAAAATCGGCAGGAATTGCCGATTTTGATTGGTCCCTTTGTGCTTGTCTGTCGGAGTGCGCCATGTATGGCGTTGGCGGGAACTTGATGGGCTACCCTAAAAATCAACTGAATTTAAAAATCATAAAAAAGTATATTGAATACAAAAATCATCCGTGCAATGCTTCGACTGTATCGTGCCAACAGAAGCGCGGACAAGCGGAACGAATAGAAAAATGCCCGATTGCCGATTCCTGTGATGCGCCTTTGCTAAGGGTGCAAGCGCTCTTCCTGTGTTTGCGGGGAGGGTGTTCGGGTCCGGCTGGATGGGCGCAACTGGCGAGAACCGACGTGACATCCGTGCTCGAGCTTCACAATCTGGTCAAGACTTATGGGGATACGCGCGCCCTTGATGGGTTGAGCCTTTCGCTGCCCGACGATCATTACATTTCACTGCTCGGCCCGAGCGGATCGGGAAAGACTACCCTGCTCCGGGTGATCGCCGGGTTTGAGCGTTGCGAAGGTGGTTCTATCCGCTTTGCCGGACAGTCCATGCAGGACGTGGCGCCGCATCGCCGTGGCATCGGCTTCGTCTTTCAGAATTTCGCGCTGTTTCCGCATCTGAGTGTGCGAGAAAACATCGCCTTCGGTCTTGCCAATCGTGAGGTGGCACCCGTGACTAATGCTGGCGAAGTGGCAGACAGGGTGCGTGACATCATCGCGCTTGTTGGCTTGCAGGGCTTGGAAACCCGCGCTGTCACCCAGATTTCCGGTGGCCAGAAACAGCGTGTCGCCTTGGCCCGCACCCTGGTCACCGAGCCGAAAATGGTGCTGCTGGACGAGCCGCTTGGCGCGCTGGACGCCAATCTGCGTGCCCGGATGCGCAACGAGTTGCGTGATATCCGCGAGCGCTGCGGCGTCACATTCCTGCATGTTACCGGCAGCGAGAGCGAGGCGCTCGCCATGGGCGACATGGTTCTGGTGCTGGATCGTGGGCGGATTGCCCAGACCGGCAGTTCGGACACGATCTATAACCGTCCGGTTTCCGCCGATGTGGCGCGCTTCCTGAATTGCTACAATCTGTTTTCCGGTTCTGTTGACGGCAACAGTTTCGTGGCCCCGGCAGGCCGCCTGCCGCTCGGCGGTTTCAGGCAATCCGCTTCTAGCCCCGCCTATGCCATTCGGCATGACCGCATTTCCATCCGTCCTGTTATCGCCGAGCGCGGCAGTGATGAAGTGGCAATCGAAGCCAGCTTTCTGGCTGAGGAATATACCGGCTCGGCGGTCTATTCGTTTTTCTCGGCGGATGATGGCTCTGTCTTCGAAGTGGAAACCCATTTGAGCAAGGACGCCCGCCCGATCCTCGAACCGCAGACCCGCTACGCGCTGGTCTGGAACAAGGAGCACGCCCTTGTCTATGCATAATCAAGCCCTTAGCGACACCGTCGTCGCAACAGCGGAACCTGCCGCCAAGCCGTCGCGCATCTCCTTCTGGCTGGTGCTGCCGGGCGTTGTCTGGATGCTGTTGTTCCTGGTGCTGCCGATGTTGATGATGGTCTATGTGTCCTTCTGGACGCAGACCACCTTCACCATCAAGCCGGTGTTGACGCTGCAAAGCTGGATCACCTTCTTTTCCAGCGATACCTATCTGGGCGCGCTCTGGACCACGGTCCGGATCTGGCTGCTGGTATTGGTTGCGACCTTGGCTGTTGGTTATCCGGCGGCGCTGTTTGTCGGGTTGTTCGTCAAAAACAAGACGCTGCAAACCGTGCTTCTGGTGCTGTGCGTCATTCCATTCTGGACCTCCTTCCTGATCCGCGTCCTCGCCTGGCGGCCAATGCTTGGCAAGGAAGGGGCGATCAACATGATCCTGATGAAGCTTGGCATCGTCAGCCATCCCATCGAAGTCCTGCTATTTTCAGAATTGTCCGTCATCATCGGCATGACGCAGATCTATTGCGTGTTCATGGTCGGCCCCATCGCCTTCATGCTGGGGCGGATCGAGCCGGCCATCATCGAGGCGGCGCAGGATCTCGGGGCCGGTTTCTGGCGGATTTTCCGCACCATCATCCTGCCGATGTCGATGCCGGGCGTGGTGGTGGGGGCGATTTTTGTCTCGGTCATGGTTCTCGGCGAATTCGCCACCTCGGCGGCGCTGTCGGGGCGCAAGGTCAATCTGCTCGGCAATATCATTGTTACCCAAGTCGGGTCGCTGAAATGGGCCTTTGCGGCGGTGGCGGGCGTTATCCTCACCCTGCTGATGGGGCTCGTCGTTGCGGCGCTGCTGCGGGTCGTTGATCTCAGGAAGGAGTTGTAGGATGAATTCCGGTGCGGTCAAACTGGGGCTTGGTGTCTATACCACGCTGTTTCTGGTGTTTCTCTATGGGCCTTTGGTGGTTCTCGCCATCCTGTCCTTCCAGACGGGACCGGAAGGCGGCCCGCAATTTCCGATTATCGAATGGTCGGTTTATTGGTACAAGCATCTGTTCGGCCTGACGCCGCCGTCGCGCATTGCGCCACTGCCGATCAACGATGCCTTGGTACGGTCCATGGGCTTGGCAGTGATGACAATGATCGTCTCCACCGTGCTGGGGGTGATTTCGGCCCAGGCCTTTCGCAGCCGGTTCAAAGGCTCCGGCCTGGTCTTCTACCTGATCGTGCTGGGGATGATGGTGCCGGGCGTGCTGGTGGGGCTTGGCATGGCGCTGGTTGCCAATACACTTGGCATTGACCGCCACTGGTGGGGTACGGCCTTTGTGCTGCATGTGGTCTATACCTTCCCCTTCGCCTTTCTGGTGATGCTGGCCATCTTCAATCGCTTCGACCCAAGCGTCGAAGAGGCGGCCTGGTCGCTTGGCGTCAGCCCGATGCGGACCTTTCGCAAGATCACCTTTCCGCTGATCTTTCCGGGCGTGCTGTCGGCCATGCTGTTTGCGTTCACGCTGTCCTATGACGAGTTTTCCCGCACGCTGTTTGCCTCTGGCCGCGATCTTACTCTGCCGCTGGCGATCTACGGGACGTTTTCGGTGGAAGTGCATCCGAATGTCTTTGCCTTTGGCGTGCTGACCACACTGTTTTCCTTCGCGCTGCTTGGCACTTACGCCGTGCTGATGGGGCTTTCGGTGCGCCGCGCCCGGCGCATCGCCGTTCAGGAGGAGGCATGATGGAAAAGTCCGCTTTCCCTTCCGCCATCGTCACCGGAGCCGGTTCCGGCATTGGTCGCGCCATTGCACTCCGGCTGGCGCAGGATGGCTACGGCGTGTTGGTCAACGATCTCGCCATCGACCGTGCGAAAGCTGTCGCCGATGAGATTGTGGCGTCGGGCGGCAAAGCCTCGGCCTATGCCGGGGATGTATCCCACGAGACGGAAGCGGCGGCCATTTGCGCTGCCGCCGTTGTCGCCCATGGACCGGTCGCACTGCTGGTCAACAATGCCGGGATCGCCCATCAATCGCTGTTTGAACATCTAGAGGTCCCCGATTTCGACCGGATGTTTGCGGTGCATGTGCGCGGCAATTTCCTGATGACCCGCGCCGTGTTGCCACCGATGCTGGAGCGGGGAGACGGTGTGATCGTCAATATCGCTTCCCAGCTTGGCCAGATCGGCGGCGTCGAACTGGTGCATTATTCCGGTGCCAAGGCGGCGATCATCGGCATGACCAAGGCCTTGGCCCGCGAAGTCTCCGCCCGTGGCGTGCGTGTCAATGCGGTCGCCCCCGGACCGATCAATACGCCGCTGGTCATGGGCCTTTCGGAAGACTGGCGGAATGCCAAGCGAGCCCAATTGCCGCTTGGCCGGTTCGGTGAACCAGAGGAAGTGGCCGCCGCGGTCTCCTTCCTTGCCTCGCCGGATGCGGCCCTGTTCGTCGGCCAGACACTGGGGCCGAATTCCGGCGATGTGATGCTTTGAACCGTGAAGGAAGAGACAGATGAGCAACCAAAACCAGCGGATCGTCATCATCACCGGAGCCGGGATTGGCATCGGCGCTGCCGCCGCCAAAGCCTTCGGCGCGCTTGGTGACCATGTCGTCGTTACAGATATTCTGGACGCGGAGGGTGAGGCGGTTGCGGAGGCCATTCGCGCCGCTGGCGGTTCGGCGGAGTTTCATCATTATGACGTGCGCTCGACACCGGCAGCCGATGCGCTGGTCGCCGATATCGAGGCGCGGCTTGGCCGGATCGATGTGGTGGTCGCCAATGCCGGCATTGCGCATCGCGTCCCGCTTCAAGACCTGACCGATGAAAAATGGGACCTGACCTTCGATATCGACCTCAAGGGCATTTTCCGGCTCGTGCGGGCGGCTACTCCTGGCATGCGCGCCCGCAAAAGCGGGGCGATTGTCGCGCTGTCATCGATCATGGGCATTGCCTATGGCTGGGATGAACATGTGCATTATTCCGCTGCCAAATCCGGGGTAGTCGGGCTGGTGCGCGGTCTGGCCGTCGAGCTTGCCCGTGATGGTGTGCGGGTCAACGGCATTGCGCCGGGCTATATCCGTACCGCGCAATTGCTGTCGGAGGAAAACTCGTTGGGTCCGGTGGGGGCCGAAAAAGCTGCCGAAATCATCCCCATGGGACGGCTCGGAACACCCGACGATATTGCCGATGTCATCA is a genomic window containing:
- a CDS encoding SDR family NAD(P)-dependent oxidoreductase, with the translated sequence MSNQNQRIVIITGAGIGIGAAAAKAFGALGDHVVVTDILDAEGEAVAEAIRAAGGSAEFHHYDVRSTPAADALVADIEARLGRIDVVVANAGIAHRVPLQDLTDEKWDLTFDIDLKGIFRLVRAATPGMRARKSGAIVALSSIMGIAYGWDEHVHYSAAKSGVVGLVRGLAVELARDGVRVNGIAPGYIRTAQLLSEENSLGPVGAEKAAEIIPMGRLGTPDDIADVITFLASNAARYMTGQVLVVDGGLLVGRY